One Terriglobia bacterium genomic window, TGGGATACCCGTCCTGTCTACACAAGCTGTGTATCCTATCCCTCGTCACCCAGTCCGTTCGCCGTTTGATTGCGACTAATGCGAGATTATCGAACAGTTTTATCGGGAGAGCATCGAAGCCGTAGATCGTGATGCGTTACACTCTGCTTTACCCCGCGCGATAAGCCAAAGAGTTTTAAAGTCTCTGCCTTACCTCGCGCGGCAAGCCAGAGAGTTTCAAAGTCTCTGCCTTACCCCGCGCGGTAAGCCAAAGAGTTTTAAAGTCTCTGCTTTAGCTCGCGCGGTAAGCCGAAGAGTTTTAAAGTCTCTGCTTTACCTCGCGCGGTAAGCCAGAGAGTTTTAAAGTCTCTGCCTTACCTTGTGAACTCCTCCTTTCGATTACATCAAGTCAAAACGGTCCAGGTTCATGACTTTGGTCCAGGCATTCACGAAATCGTGGACGAACTTTTCCTTGCCGTCTTCCGCAGCGTAGATCTCAGCAATGGCGCGAAGCTCCGAGTGGGAACCAAAGATCAAATCCACCGGCGTCGCCGTCCATTTGACCTGGCCCGTCTTGCGATCGAGTCCCTCGTAGATGCCTTCGGATTTCTCCGATTTTTGCCACCTCGTGGACATGTCGAGAAGGTTGACGAAGAAGTCGTTGCTCAGAGTCCCCGGCTTTTGGGTGAACACACCATGCGAAGATCCCTCCGCATTTGCGTTCAGGACTCTCATGCCACCGACGAGGGCGGTCATTTCCGGTACCGTCAAGGTCAGCAGGTTAGCCCGCTCGACGAGCATCTGCAGCGGCGGCAGATAATTGCCGGAACCGTAGTAGTTACGAAAGGCATCCGCCTTCGGCTCCAGCACCGCAAACGACGCGACGTCCGTCTGCTCCTGGCTGGCATCCGTCCGGCCGGGCTTGAACGGAACTTTCAGCGTATAGCCTGCGGACTTTGCGGCTTCTTCCAGGGCGGCGGTTCCGCCCAGAACGATCATGTCGGCAAGAGAGATTGTGACGCCATTCCTTTGAGCCTTGTTGAAATCGGTCTGAATGGCTTCCAGCTTCTGCAGAGCTTTCCCGAGCTCCGCCGGGTTGTTCACCGCCCAGTCCTTTTCAGGCGCAAGACGAATGCGTGCGCCATTGGGTCCGCCGCGTTTATCGGTGCCGCGGAAGGACGCGGCTGACGCCCATGCCGTTCGAACCAGCTCCGGAATCGTCAGGCCGGAGCTCAGAATCCTTCTCTTCAATGCCAGGATGTCCGCGTCCCCGACCAGTTTGTGATTCACTGCGGGGATCGGATCCTGCCAGATCAGTTCCTCTTTAGGAACCTCCGGGCCCAGATAGCGGGCGCGGGGCCCCATATCGCGATGGGTCAGCTTGAACCACGCTTTGGCAAAGGCCACCTCGAACGACTGCGGATCATCCAGGAAATGTCTGGTGATCTTGCCGTATTCCGGGTCGACTCTCAGAGCGAGGTCCGTTGTAAACATCATCGGCGCGTGACGGACATTGGGATCATGCGCATCCGGTACTGTCCCCACGCCACCGCCATCCTTCGGCGTCCATTGTGTTGCTCCGGCAGGACTCTTGGTCTGCACCCAGTCATATTGGTAAAGATTCGACAGGTATTGCATGGAAAAATGAGTCGGAGTCGAGGTCCAGGCGCCCTCCAGTCCGCTGGTGACGGTATTTTTACCGTTTCCAGTTCCACACTTGTTGTCCCAGCCGAGTCCCTGTTGTTCCAGAGGCGCTCCGGCAGGAGCGGCTCCCACACAAGTGGATGGATCAGCGGCCCCGTGCGCTTTACCGAACGAGTGCCCGCCCGCAATCAGGGCGACGGTTTCTTCGTCGCTCATGGCCATGCGCCCAAACGCCTCCCGGATGTCTTTGGCAGACTTCAGCGGATCCGGATTCCCGCCCGGGCCCTCAGGATTCACGTAAATGAGGCCCATTTGGACCGCGCCCATCGGATCCTGAAGATTCCCATCCTGGTGTCTTTCATCCGCCAGCCACTTCTTTTCCGGACCCCAATAGACGAGGTCGGCTTCCCATTGGTCCTGACGGCCGCCGGCGAAGCCAAAGGTCTTAAAGCCCATCGATTCCAAAGCCACATTGCCGCTCAGCACCATCAGGTCGGCCCAGGAGATGCGGCTGCCATACTTCTGCTTGACCGGCCAAAGCAGGCGCCGGGCCTTGTCCAGGTTCGCATTGTCGGGCCAGCTATTGAGGGGTTCAAACCGCTGCTGTCCGCCACCCGCGCCGCCGCGGCCGTCGGTAACCCGGTAGGTTCCGGCGCTGTGCCAGGCCATCCGAATAAAAAATGGTGCGTAGGTGCCGTAATCCGCAGGCCACCAATCCTGCGAGTTCGTCAACACCGCCGCTATATCCTTTTTCACGGCGTTCAGATCGAGTTTCTTGAACTCCCTGGCATACTGAAAACCTTTCCCCATCGGATCCGATTCACTCGAATGCTGGCGAAGTTGTGATAGATCGACCCTTTTGGGCCACCAGAATTCATTGGAGGGACCCCCTTTCTTAGCCACCTCCTGCTCTGCTCCACGAAGTCCTGCCGGATGTCCAACGATCGCCGATACCGTTACCGCGGCCAGCGCCGCACATTTGAAGTTTCCACTTAACACGATGGTTTCTCCTTTCGCTTCGTAGTTTTGGCGATCTGAATGGAAAAGTAAAATTGATAGTTTGAATCTATGATTGATTTAAACTATCGGAGA contains:
- the katG gene encoding catalase/peroxidase HPI; the encoded protein is MLSGNFKCAALAAVTVSAIVGHPAGLRGAEQEVAKKGGPSNEFWWPKRVDLSQLRQHSSESDPMGKGFQYAREFKKLDLNAVKKDIAAVLTNSQDWWPADYGTYAPFFIRMAWHSAGTYRVTDGRGGAGGGQQRFEPLNSWPDNANLDKARRLLWPVKQKYGSRISWADLMVLSGNVALESMGFKTFGFAGGRQDQWEADLVYWGPEKKWLADERHQDGNLQDPMGAVQMGLIYVNPEGPGGNPDPLKSAKDIREAFGRMAMSDEETVALIAGGHSFGKAHGAADPSTCVGAAPAGAPLEQQGLGWDNKCGTGNGKNTVTSGLEGAWTSTPTHFSMQYLSNLYQYDWVQTKSPAGATQWTPKDGGGVGTVPDAHDPNVRHAPMMFTTDLALRVDPEYGKITRHFLDDPQSFEVAFAKAWFKLTHRDMGPRARYLGPEVPKEELIWQDPIPAVNHKLVGDADILALKRRILSSGLTIPELVRTAWASAASFRGTDKRGGPNGARIRLAPEKDWAVNNPAELGKALQKLEAIQTDFNKAQRNGVTISLADMIVLGGTAALEEAAKSAGYTLKVPFKPGRTDASQEQTDVASFAVLEPKADAFRNYYGSGNYLPPLQMLVERANLLTLTVPEMTALVGGMRVLNANAEGSSHGVFTQKPGTLSNDFFVNLLDMSTRWQKSEKSEGIYEGLDRKTGQVKWTATPVDLIFGSHSELRAIAEIYAAEDGKEKFVHDFVNAWTKVMNLDRFDLM